A region of Lycium barbarum isolate Lr01 chromosome 1, ASM1917538v2, whole genome shotgun sequence DNA encodes the following proteins:
- the LOC132606670 gene encoding uncharacterized protein LOC132606670: MDIDNPTAVNPPQTLPTKPNFQPLKAHEISDGHIQFRKVTVPQHRYTPLKKTWLEIYNPIYEQMKIDIRMNLKKRRVELKTRPDTPDISNLQKCADFVHAFMLGFDVCDAVALLRLDELYVDSFEIKDVKTLRGEHLSRAIGRLSGKGGKTKFAIENATKTRIVIADSKIHILGSFLNIKIARDSLCSLIMGSPAGKVYSKLRAVTARAEML; this comes from the coding sequence ATGGATATCGACAATCCAACGGCCGTAAATCCACCACAAACCCTACCAACAAAACCCAATTTCCAACCCTTAAAAGCCCACGAAATATCCGACGGTCACATCCAATTCCGCAAAGTAACAGTCCCACAGCACCGTTACACTCCCTTAAAAAAAACATGGCTCGAAATCTACAACCCAATCTACGAACAAATGAAAATCGACATCCGTATGAACCTCAAAAAACGTCGGGTCGAACTAAAAACCCGACCCGACACACCCGACATAAGCAACTTACAAAAATGTGCTGATTTCGTACACGCTTTTATGTTGGGGTTTGATGTATGTGATGCTGTTGCTTTGTTACGTTTAGATGAATTATATGTTGATTCATTTGAGATTAAGGATGTTAAGACTTTACGTGGTGAGCATTTATCTAGGGCTATTGGGAGATTATCGGGTAAAGGTGGAAAGACAAAATTTGCTATAGAGAATGCTACAAAGACTAGGATTGTAATTGCGGATTCGAAGATACATATATTGGGATCTTTTTTGAATATTAAGATTGCTAGAGATTCACTTTGTAGTCTCATTATGGGTTCACCTGCTGGTAAGGTTTATTCTAAGCTTAGAGCTGTTACTGCTCGCGCTGAGAtgctttaa
- the LOC132606680 gene encoding 26S proteasome regulatory subunit 6B homolog, with amino-acid sequence MATAMVLDPKPLPDPPATRPDSCLPDLSSDNGEDDLYGRLKSLQRQLEFIEIQEEYVKDELKNLRREHLRAQEEVKRIQSVPLVIGQFMEMIDTNNAIVGSTTGSNYYVRILSTINRELLKPSASVALHRHSNALVDVLPPEADSSISLLSQSEKPDVTYSDIGGCDIQKQEIREAVELPLTHHDLYKQIGIDPPRGVLLYGPPGTGKTMLAKAVAHHTTAAFIRVVGSEFVQKYLGEGPRMVRDVFRLAKENAPAIIFIDEVDAIATARFDAQTGADREVQRILMELLNQMDGFDQTVNVKVIMATNRADTLDPALLRPGRLDRKIEFPLPDRRQKRLVFQVCTAKMNLGDEVDLEDYVSRPDKISAAEITAICQEAGMHAVRKNRYVILPKDFEKGYRTNVKKPDTDFEFYK; translated from the exons ATGGCAACAGCAATGGTTCTCGATCCAAAACCCTTACCCGACCCACCAGCAACCCGACCCGACTCGTGTTTACCCGACCTGTCCTCCGATAACGGCGAAGACGATCTCTACGGTCGCCTAAAATCACTTCAACGACAACTGGAATTCATCGAAATCCAAGAAGAATACGTTAAGGACGAACTAAAAAATCTTCGTCGGGAACATTTACGTGCACAAGAAGAGGTTAAACGGATCCAATCAGTGCCGTTAGTTATCGGTCAGTTTATGGAGATGATTGATACGAATAATGCGATTGTAGGGTCTACTACTGGATCTAATTACTATGTTAGGATATTAAGTACGATTAATAGGGAGTTACTTAAGCCTTCTGCTTCTGTTGCTTTGCACCGACATTCGAATGCGCTTGTTGATGTTTTGCCACCTGAAGCTGATTCCAGTATTTCGTTGCTTAGCCAATCGGAAAAGCCTGATGTGACCTACAGT GATATTGGAGGATGTGACATACAAAAGCAGGAAATCCGTGAGGCTGTTGAGTTACCTTTGACCCATCATGACTTGTACAAGCAGATTGGTATAGATCCTCCCCGTGGTGTCTTGCTTTATGGTCCACCAGGTACTGGGAAAACTATGCTTGCAAAGGCTGTCGCTCATCACACTACTGCTGCCTTCATAAGGGTTGTTGGCTCAGAATTTGTTCAGAAGTACTTGGGTGAG GGTCCGCGAATGGTTCGTGATGTCTTCCGACTTGCCAAAGAAAATGCTCCTGCAATTATATTTATTGATGAGGTAGATGCAATTGCTACTGCTAGGTTTGATGCTCAGACTGGAGCTGATAGGGAGGTCCAGCGTATCCTGATGGAGTTGCTAAATCAG ATGGACGGGTTTGACCAGACCGTGAATGTGAAAGTTATTATGGCAACTAACAGAGCTGATACTTTGGACCCTGCACTTCTGCGTCCTGGGAGGCTTGATCGGAAGATTGAATTTCCTTTGCCTGACAGGCGTCAAAAGAGACTTGTTTTTCAG GTCTGTACTGCTAAGATGAACTTAGGCGACGAGGTTGACTTGGAAGATTATGTTTCTCGCCCTGATAAAATTAGTGCTGCTGAG ATTACAGCTATTTGTCAGGAAGCGGGTATGCATGCTGTGCGAAAGAATCGTTATGTCATACTTCCCAAGGACTTTGAAAAGGGTTACAGGACCAATGTGAAAAAGCCCGACACTGACTTTGAGTTCTACAAGTGA
- the LOC132606688 gene encoding large ribosomal subunit protein uL16, giving the protein MGRRPARCYRQIKNKPYPKSRFCRGVPDPKIRIYDVGMKKKGVDEFPFCVHLVSWEKENVSSEALEAARIACNKYMTKSAGKDAFHLRVRVHPFHVLRINKMLSCAGADRLQTGMRGAFGKPQGVCARVAIGQVLLSVRCKDGNSNHAQEALRRAKFKFPGRQKIIVSRKWGFTKFSRTDYLKYKSENRIVQDGVNAKLLGCHGRLAARQPGRAFLTAA; this is encoded by the exons ATGGGGAGAA GACCTGCAAGATGTTACCGCCAGATCAAGAACAAGCCTTACCCAAAATCACGGTTTTGCCGTGGTGTTCCTGATCCAAAGATCAGGATCTATGATGTGGGCATGAAGAAAAAGGGAGTCGATGAGTTCCCTTTCTGTGTACACTTGGTCAGTTGGGAGAAGGAGAATGTCTCAAGTGAGGCACTTGAAGCTGCCCGTATTGCTTGCAACAAGTACATGACCAAGTCTGCTGGGAAGGATGCTTTCCACCTCAGGGTCAGGGTTCATCCCTTCCACGTTTTGCGAATTAACAAGATGCTTTCATGTGCTGGAGCTGATAGACTCCAAACTGGTATGCGGGGAGCTTTTGGTAAGCCCCAGGGTGTTTGTGCTCGTGTTGCAATCGGTCAGGTCCTGCTCTCTGTTCGCTGCAAAGATGGAAACAGTAACCATGCCCAAGAGGCTCTTCGTCGTGCCAAGTTTAAGTTCCCTGGCCGTCAAAAGATCATTGTCAGCAGAAAGTG GGGGTTCACCAAGTTCAGCCGTACTGATTATCTGAAATACAAGTCAGAGAACCGTATCGTCCAAGATGGTGTCAATGCAAAG CTTCTTGGCTGCCATGGTCGACTTGCTGCACGTCAACCTGGAAGGGCGTTTCTTACAGCTGCTTAG
- the LOC132606696 gene encoding paired amphipathic helix protein Sin3-like 2 gives MKRLRDDVYANPPFKRPFGSSRGESYGQSQLPGSGAGGGGSGSGGGGGTGEGGAGASVSTQKLTTNDALSYLKEVKDMFQDQREKYDLFLDVVKDFRLKGTYSTSRRRRS, from the exons ATGAAGCGATTAAGGGATGATGTTTATGCTAATCCTCCATTTAAACGCCCATTTGGTTCTTCTCGTGGAGAATC ATACGGCCAATCACAGCTTCCTGGAAGTGGCGCTGGTGGAGGAGGCAGTGGCAGCGGAGGCGGCGGCGGCACTGGTGAAGGGGGTGCTGGTGCCAGTGTTAGTACCCAAAAGTTGACAACTAATGATGCATTATCTTATTTGAAGGAAGTTAAGGACATGTTTCAAGACCAAAGGGAGAAATATGACTTGTTCCTTGATGTTGTGAAAGACTTTAGGCTCAAAG GTACGTACAGCACTTCAAGGAGAAGGAGAAGTTAG